Proteins encoded in a region of the Gemmatimonadaceae bacterium genome:
- a CDS encoding M20/M25/M40 family metallo-hydrolase, with protein MRRTAFLLFAPIALAAQQPTADSPALARALAQLKTDNAWTLQKQVALCEIPAPPFKEQARGLAFQKEMLALGYADAHVDQVGNVVAELAGVSKGPTVVIAGHLDTVFPEGTNVAVTRDGTRYKGAGIGDDCRGLAVVLSTARAVKQSGLRFAGRVIFVANVGEEGPGNLRGTRHLLGTTHKGQVDYFISVDGAGNDIVSRAVGSNRYNVHFRSPGGHSYGAFGMPNPIHAMGRAIATISDIKVPRSPKTTFNVGIVSGGTSVNSIAMEAVMDVDMRSESAEELAKVDVLVRKAIDDAVAAELARWPGSTKGLTVRLDTIGIRPTGAQSDSALIVRTAVAAARQLGLKPSIGASSTDSNYPISLGIPAITIDGGGDGNGAHSHDEWYDDGAAGYLGPQWALRIIAALAGTAP; from the coding sequence ATGCGCCGAACTGCCTTCCTGCTTTTCGCCCCCATCGCGCTCGCCGCGCAACAGCCGACTGCCGACTCCCCCGCCCTCGCCAGGGCGCTCGCCCAGCTGAAGACCGACAACGCGTGGACGCTGCAGAAGCAGGTCGCTCTCTGCGAGATTCCCGCGCCGCCATTCAAGGAGCAGGCACGCGGCCTCGCGTTCCAGAAGGAGATGCTCGCCCTCGGCTATGCCGACGCCCATGTCGACCAGGTCGGCAACGTGGTCGCCGAACTGGCGGGCGTGTCGAAGGGTCCCACGGTCGTGATCGCCGGCCACCTCGACACGGTCTTCCCCGAGGGGACCAACGTGGCGGTCACGCGTGACGGCACGCGGTACAAGGGCGCCGGCATCGGCGACGACTGCCGCGGTCTTGCGGTGGTGCTCAGCACGGCGCGCGCCGTCAAGCAGTCGGGGCTCCGCTTTGCGGGGCGCGTGATCTTCGTCGCCAACGTGGGCGAAGAAGGGCCGGGCAACCTGCGCGGCACGCGTCACCTGCTTGGCACGACGCACAAGGGACAGGTGGACTACTTCATCTCGGTGGACGGCGCCGGCAACGACATCGTCAGCCGCGCTGTCGGGAGCAACCGCTACAACGTCCACTTCCGCAGCCCCGGCGGTCACAGCTATGGCGCGTTCGGCATGCCGAACCCCATTCATGCGATGGGACGCGCCATTGCCACGATCAGCGACATCAAGGTCCCCCGTTCACCGAAGACGACCTTCAACGTCGGCATCGTCTCTGGCGGCACGTCCGTGAACTCCATCGCCATGGAAGCGGTGATGGACGTGGACATGCGCAGCGAATCCGCCGAGGAGCTGGCCAAGGTGGACGTGCTGGTGCGCAAGGCCATTGATGATGCCGTCGCGGCGGAATTGGCGCGGTGGCCCGGCTCGACCAAGGGACTCACGGTGCGCCTCGACACCATCGGCATTCGGCCGACCGGGGCGCAATCCGACTCGGCACTCATCGTGCGCACGGCGGTCGCGGCGGCCCGGCAGTTGGGGCTGAAGCCGAGCATCGGCGCCTCGAGCACCGACTCCAACTATCCCATTTCACTTGGCATTCCCGCCATCACCATTGATGGCGGCGGCGACGGCAATGGCGCGCACTCGCACGATGAATGGTACGATGACGGCGCGGCAGGGTATCTCGGACCGCAGTGGGCGCTGCGCATCATTGCCGCGCTTGCTGGCACTGCCCCCTGA
- a CDS encoding AMP-binding protein: MVNRPWLKHYDPGVPHTIGEYPDRTLLDFIDDGLRERPDAPALLFKGRTITLRELDQLSNAFANTLLGLGVTKGDRVALLLPNSPQFFICELGAWKIGAIAVPLNPIYTDDELVGPLKDTAPKVVVTLTPLYARVKYVQPTVGNPHIIATSIKEYLPTASRLLFTLFLEKKLGHRIALQAGDHWLQDLLASHASVPGPTFRPGPDDDCMILLSGGTTGTPKGVRVHHNGLVSTGLQVRAWFADAFHPWTDVYMLPLPMFHSYGACGVQSVCFIGHNPIALVPNPRDLDDTVKTFKQVKPAIFCGVPTLYNALLNHADVKNGTAHFSSLRACVSGAAPLLAETKKRFEAATGARIVEGYALTETLLAATINPILGVQKLGSVGIPFPDVDAMIVDADDPMKVLPAGQVGEIILTGRQIMRGYWNNPEETAIMRRVGPDGREWIYSADLGYMDEDGYIFIVDRKKDLIKPGGMQVWPREIEEVIQSHPAVAEVGVRGFPDDYKGEIAVAFVVLRPHASATAEELRAYCKEHLAFYKVPGKVVFRKDLPKSLVGKVLRRMLTLEAGEAT, from the coding sequence ATGGTCAATCGTCCCTGGCTCAAGCACTACGATCCCGGTGTTCCTCACACGATCGGTGAGTACCCGGATCGCACCCTGCTCGACTTCATTGACGACGGGTTGCGCGAGCGCCCCGATGCGCCGGCCCTGCTCTTCAAGGGGCGCACGATCACCCTGCGGGAACTCGACCAGCTGAGCAACGCCTTCGCGAACACGCTGCTGGGCCTTGGCGTGACCAAGGGCGATCGCGTGGCCCTGCTGCTGCCCAACTCGCCGCAGTTCTTCATCTGCGAGCTGGGCGCCTGGAAGATCGGCGCCATCGCGGTGCCGCTGAACCCGATCTACACCGACGACGAACTCGTCGGACCGCTGAAGGACACGGCGCCCAAGGTGGTGGTGACGCTCACGCCGCTCTACGCGCGCGTGAAGTACGTGCAGCCGACGGTCGGCAATCCGCACATCATCGCCACGAGCATCAAGGAGTACCTGCCCACGGCGTCGCGCCTGCTCTTCACCCTGTTCCTGGAGAAGAAGCTCGGGCACCGCATTGCGCTGCAGGCGGGCGACCACTGGCTGCAGGACCTGCTGGCGAGCCATGCCAGCGTGCCGGGCCCAACGTTCCGTCCAGGCCCGGACGACGACTGCATGATCCTGCTGAGCGGCGGCACGACGGGTACGCCCAAGGGCGTCCGTGTGCACCACAACGGTCTCGTCAGCACGGGCCTGCAGGTGCGCGCCTGGTTTGCCGACGCGTTCCACCCGTGGACGGACGTCTACATGCTGCCGCTGCCGATGTTCCACTCATATGGCGCGTGCGGCGTGCAATCGGTCTGCTTCATCGGGCACAATCCCATTGCCCTGGTGCCGAACCCGCGCGACCTCGACGACACGGTCAAGACCTTCAAGCAGGTGAAGCCGGCGATCTTCTGCGGGGTGCCAACGCTGTACAACGCGCTCCTGAACCACGCCGACGTGAAGAACGGCACGGCGCATTTCTCGTCACTGCGCGCCTGCGTATCCGGCGCCGCGCCGCTGCTGGCCGAGACGAAGAAGCGGTTTGAGGCAGCCACCGGGGCGCGCATCGTCGAAGGGTACGCGCTCACCGAGACGCTCCTCGCCGCAACGATCAATCCGATTCTCGGCGTGCAGAAGCTCGGGTCGGTGGGAATTCCGTTTCCCGACGTGGACGCCATGATCGTGGATGCCGATGACCCGATGAAGGTGCTCCCGGCGGGACAGGTGGGAGAGATCATCCTGACCGGTCGCCAGATCATGCGCGGCTACTGGAACAACCCGGAGGAGACCGCCATCATGCGGCGGGTCGGTCCCGACGGCCGGGAGTGGATCTACAGCGCCGACCTCGGCTACATGGACGAAGACGGCTACATCTTCATCGTCGACCGCAAGAAGGACCTCATCAAGCCGGGCGGCATGCAGGTCTGGCCGCGCGAGATCGAGGAAGTGATCCAGTCGCACCCCGCGGTGGCCGAGGTGGGGGTGCGCGGATTCCCCGATGACTACAAGGGCGAAATCGCCGTGGCCTTCGTGGTGCTGCGCCCGCACGCGTCGGCGACCGCCGAGGAACTGCGCGCGTACTGCAAGGAGCACCTGGCGTTCTACAAGGTTCCGGGCAAGGTCGTCTTCCGGAAGGACCTGCCCAAGTCGCTGGTCGGAAAAGTGCTCCGCCGGATGCTCACGCTCGAGGCGGGCGAGGCGACGTAG
- a CDS encoding DUF542 domain-containing protein, which translates to MPDTTTATITGDLTLNEISLAQPRALEVFERHGLDSCCGGAKTLAFVCERHGLDLESVLAELRAL; encoded by the coding sequence GTGCCTGACACCACGACCGCCACGATCACCGGCGACCTGACGCTCAACGAGATCAGCCTCGCCCAGCCCCGCGCTCTCGAGGTCTTCGAACGCCATGGGCTCGACAGTTGCTGCGGCGGCGCCAAGACGCTCGCTTTCGTCTGTGAACGGCATGGCCTCGATCTCGAGTCCGTGCTTGCGGAACTGCGCGCGCTGTAA
- a CDS encoding cbb3-type cytochrome c oxidase subunit I, with product MDWFVRYFIKSALVYLGLGICFGIWMGYSPNAVIYRPAHAHLNLLGFVSMLIFGVAYHVIPRFTGHPLHSRRLAEVHWWASNTGLVTLVLGFIFLPWRPEARLAIEAGAVLAAAGAFAFIYNLWRTLDGTGPKPRMDNGQARRLPMSG from the coding sequence ATGGATTGGTTCGTCCGCTATTTCATCAAGAGCGCCCTCGTCTATCTGGGCCTCGGCATCTGCTTCGGTATCTGGATGGGCTATTCGCCGAACGCCGTCATCTACCGTCCGGCGCACGCCCACCTGAACCTGCTCGGCTTCGTGTCGATGCTCATCTTCGGCGTGGCGTACCATGTGATCCCCCGGTTCACGGGCCATCCATTGCACAGCCGCCGGCTGGCCGAAGTGCACTGGTGGGCATCGAACACCGGGCTGGTGACGCTGGTGCTCGGTTTCATCTTCCTCCCGTGGAGACCGGAGGCGCGCCTGGCGATCGAAGCGGGGGCGGTGCTGGCGGCGGCGGGAGCGTTTGCCTTCATCTACAACCTGTGGCGAACGCTCGACGGCACGGGGCCAAAGCCGCGCATGGACAACGGGCAGGCACGCCGGCTGCCGATGTCGGGCTAG
- a CDS encoding cbb3-type cytochrome c oxidase subunit I yields MHSLARRYLKTAIVFLVVGLMLGVWLLLRRELGGAAISARELSAHTHALLVGFVMMMIAGVALWLFPRPTAEDRRYQPRLAETAWWCIAPGTALRISAEVLAGFDPGPGLRLVIVLGGLLQAVGLGLVFWTLFPRIRAAGSAQREAKGERF; encoded by the coding sequence ATGCATTCCCTCGCGCGCCGCTATCTGAAGACGGCCATCGTCTTTCTCGTCGTCGGGTTGATGCTCGGCGTCTGGCTCCTGCTGCGCCGCGAGTTGGGCGGTGCCGCCATCTCGGCGCGCGAACTCAGCGCGCACACGCACGCTCTGCTCGTCGGTTTCGTGATGATGATGATTGCCGGCGTCGCGCTCTGGCTCTTCCCGCGGCCGACGGCGGAAGACCGGCGATACCAGCCCAGGCTTGCCGAAACGGCGTGGTGGTGCATCGCCCCGGGGACCGCGCTGCGCATCAGCGCGGAGGTGCTGGCCGGATTCGATCCCGGCCCGGGCCTGCGGCTCGTCATCGTCCTTGGCGGCCTGTTGCAGGCGGTGGGGCTGGGGCTGGTTTTCTGGACGCTCTTTCCGCGCATTCGCGCCGCCGGGAGTGCGCAGCGCGAGGCGAAGGGCGAGCGCTTCTAG
- a CDS encoding OsmC family protein, translating to MSEDSPVSFSLTLKDNYAFTVDFGDSGIPPMTIDETSPLGHDEGPDPSRLLAAGIAGCLGASLLFCLRKSHVEVPAMRTEVHVTNGRNERGRLRVKKVAVRLAPSVPVDQQQRMVRCLEIFEDFCVVSAAIREGIEIDVSVDPQPA from the coding sequence ATGTCCGAAGATTCCCCGGTGTCGTTCTCGCTCACGCTCAAGGACAACTACGCCTTCACGGTCGACTTCGGCGACAGCGGCATTCCGCCGATGACCATCGACGAGACATCCCCGCTCGGCCACGATGAAGGTCCTGATCCCTCGCGACTGCTCGCCGCGGGCATCGCCGGCTGCCTGGGCGCCAGCCTGCTCTTCTGCCTGCGGAAGTCGCACGTGGAGGTGCCGGCCATGCGCACCGAGGTGCATGTCACGAACGGGCGCAATGAACGGGGGCGACTGCGCGTGAAGAAGGTGGCGGTGCGTCTCGCGCCTTCGGTGCCGGTCGACCAGCAACAGCGCATGGTGCGCTGCCTCGAGATCTTCGAGGACTTCTGCGTGGTGAGCGCCGCCATTCGCGAGGGGATCGAGATTGACGTGAGCGTCGATCCCCAGCCGGCGTAG
- a CDS encoding MgtC/SapB family protein, translated as MSLPVFPETLDTATRLAVAGLVGLAVGIERQRSGHAIGPDQDFAGIRTFLLIGLLGGLGGLFVAHDAALIGVALVAAGALLAVGAYVVTAQKDTEHAVDGTTETAALVVLALGVMAGTGALRFAAGIGALVVLALAEKHRLHGWVDHLDPVEMRAALHFAVLALVVLPVLPTTIATPVGEVTPRATWMLVLVISGLNFIGHLARRVVGRERGYAVTGALGGLVSSTAVTWGFARSSRDEEALRPAYAAGVIGASTVLFPRVIIVVLLLNASVGIAALPYLAAPFVVGVVCSWWAARTPVTSQSAAEESPRSPLNLTAALQMALAFQVVLLFMAFVRSTFGETGIYSTAALFGVTDVDAISVAMTRLGGADTSTTAARAIAVAVASNTLAKGIIAGIVGRGTFRLRVAAALSLMFVALAATLVLLP; from the coding sequence ATGTCCTTGCCCGTCTTTCCCGAGACACTCGACACCGCCACCCGGCTGGCGGTGGCCGGACTCGTGGGGTTGGCCGTCGGCATTGAACGGCAGCGGTCCGGACATGCCATCGGGCCCGACCAGGACTTTGCCGGCATTCGCACCTTCCTGCTCATCGGCCTGCTCGGCGGGTTGGGCGGACTTTTCGTGGCCCACGATGCCGCACTCATCGGCGTCGCCCTCGTGGCCGCCGGGGCCCTGCTGGCCGTCGGCGCCTACGTCGTGACGGCCCAGAAGGACACCGAGCACGCCGTGGACGGCACCACCGAGACCGCCGCGCTCGTTGTGCTCGCCCTTGGCGTGATGGCGGGCACCGGCGCGCTGCGGTTCGCCGCAGGCATCGGAGCGCTGGTCGTCCTCGCGCTGGCCGAGAAGCATCGGCTGCACGGATGGGTGGACCACCTTGATCCGGTGGAGATGCGGGCCGCCTTGCATTTCGCCGTGCTCGCGCTCGTGGTGCTTCCCGTGCTTCCCACCACGATTGCGACACCGGTCGGCGAGGTCACGCCACGCGCCACGTGGATGCTCGTGCTGGTCATCTCGGGACTCAACTTCATCGGTCACCTCGCACGGCGCGTCGTGGGCCGCGAGCGCGGATATGCCGTGACGGGCGCGCTGGGCGGGCTCGTGTCGTCCACCGCCGTCACATGGGGATTCGCGCGCAGCAGCCGCGACGAGGAGGCGCTGCGCCCCGCCTATGCGGCCGGCGTGATCGGCGCCTCCACGGTGCTCTTTCCGCGCGTGATCATCGTGGTGCTGCTCCTGAACGCCTCCGTCGGAATCGCGGCCCTGCCCTACCTCGCCGCGCCATTCGTCGTTGGCGTTGTCTGTTCGTGGTGGGCCGCCCGCACCCCGGTCACGTCGCAGTCCGCGGCCGAGGAATCTCCGCGCAGTCCGCTCAACCTCACGGCCGCGCTGCAGATGGCGCTGGCCTTCCAGGTGGTGCTGCTCTTCATGGCCTTCGTGCGCAGCACCTTCGGCGAGACGGGCATCTACTCCACCGCCGCGCTCTTCGGCGTGACCGACGTCGACGCCATCTCGGTGGCAATGACACGCCTGGGCGGGGCCGACACCAGCACCACCGCGGCACGTGCCATCGCGGTGGCCGTCGCATCCAATACGCTCGCCAAGGGTATCATCGCTGGTATCGTCGGCCGCGGGACGTTCCGGCTGCGCGTCGCCGCGGCGCTCTCGCTGATGTTCGTGGCACTGGCGGCGACGCTCGTGCTGCTTCCCTGA
- a CDS encoding carboxypeptidase regulatory-like domain-containing protein: MRTFLSVILLAVTCSASLLPAQGRTGRVRGVVVDSLLGDVLPGAVVQLPKLGRGVTTDSAGRFVIDSVPPGEWAVIFSHPALDSVGVLGSTLTVRVFAGASAFVALGTPAFDPIRRRLCGETPDSLSPTVAFGNVRAADGTRRRVNVSVSWMLGSMSGESARPGTVRTLPEESRQVWIACGIPRDAWFHAYARDSAHTASAFIRMGPRGLAASDLVLSSGVESLWGTVRDAEGRPVPGAYVTVEGTERHATTNAEGAFTVADVPNGTVTVDVRAAGYAPWVAPIVGSDRPVTVQLQPMLAANDDGARGSDYLRLLQRGDRSGIQLLTGAALTSDSAALVTLPLAQTCRWWLDGRPVAREFFVAQPRWTWRALELYPRGQDAPPEYRTADCPVALLWTTFADW; encoded by the coding sequence GTGCGGACGTTTCTTTCCGTCATCTTGCTTGCGGTCACCTGCTCCGCGTCGCTGCTGCCGGCGCAGGGGCGCACCGGGCGCGTGCGGGGCGTCGTGGTTGATTCGCTGCTGGGCGATGTCCTCCCCGGCGCCGTGGTGCAGCTCCCCAAGCTTGGCCGGGGCGTGACCACCGACAGCGCCGGGCGGTTCGTGATCGACAGCGTGCCGCCCGGTGAGTGGGCGGTGATCTTTAGCCATCCCGCGCTCGATTCCGTGGGCGTCCTCGGCTCCACGCTCACCGTGCGCGTATTTGCGGGCGCGAGCGCCTTCGTGGCACTGGGAACGCCGGCGTTCGATCCGATTCGTCGCCGGCTGTGCGGCGAGACGCCTGACAGCCTCTCGCCAACCGTGGCGTTCGGCAATGTGCGCGCGGCCGACGGGACGCGGCGCAGGGTCAATGTGTCGGTCAGTTGGATGCTCGGCAGCATGTCGGGCGAATCGGCGCGTCCCGGCACCGTGCGGACCCTCCCCGAGGAATCGCGGCAGGTCTGGATTGCGTGCGGTATCCCGCGCGACGCCTGGTTCCATGCCTATGCGCGCGACTCGGCGCACACGGCGTCGGCATTCATCAGGATGGGACCGCGCGGCCTTGCGGCGAGTGACCTGGTGCTCTCCTCGGGCGTGGAATCGCTGTGGGGGACGGTGCGCGACGCCGAGGGGCGGCCCGTGCCGGGTGCATACGTCACGGTGGAAGGGACCGAGCGGCACGCCACGACGAATGCGGAGGGGGCGTTCACCGTTGCTGATGTCCCGAATGGCACGGTGACGGTCGACGTGCGTGCCGCCGGATACGCGCCGTGGGTGGCCCCCATCGTCGGCAGCGATCGGCCCGTCACCGTGCAACTCCAGCCGATGCTCGCGGCGAACGATGACGGCGCGCGCGGCAGCGATTACCTCCGCTTGCTGCAGCGCGGCGACCGGAGTGGCATCCAACTTCTCACGGGCGCGGCGCTGACCAGTGACAGCGCAGCGCTGGTCACGCTCCCGCTCGCCCAGACCTGCCGTTGGTGGCTCGATGGGCGCCCCGTGGCGCGAGAGTTCTTCGTCGCCCAGCCACGCTGGACGTGGCGCGCGCTGGAACTGTATCCTCGCGGGCAGGACGCGCCGCCCGAATACCGGACCGCGGACTGTCCGGTCGCCCTGCTCTGGACCACGTTCGCCGACTGGTAG
- a CDS encoding O-antigen ligase family protein has protein sequence MQSAAALRRTSLASAWTLVVLAGVAVLVALPYRSFDLDRFFVPKEMALHVGAALTLTLVVASGIALPRTRTDRNLIVFLALSAVSALLAVNGWLALRALSISVSAAFVWWAARATAVHGGREVLIRGLATATVLGAATALAQAYGVSSELASMSRAPGGTFGNRNFMAHVAAAGVPLLGYLALTARGFPGALLAAVGLGINAAALVLSRTRAAWLALVVCAMIVVLAWLWRRGTLWRDAAARRGLILIIAGVVVGGAGAVVLPNSLDWRSDNPYLESAKGMVNYREGSGRGRLRQYVNSVTLSLQHPTLGVGPGNWAVEYPGVAPPNDPSLNQETGMTANPWPSSDWMAMLSERGIPAFVVWAMLLAGLAISGLIGWGRLDLPLDERLRAVTATAVVAVVAVEGAFDAVLLLATPTLIFWATMGALIPPVPVEQLPAPLGRGRRILLAISALLLGLMAAEYSALKIASMAAYSSGQMGRAVSLDPGSFRARLRYAQLMMARTSRTRGCVEAKAALELFPRSPDARRLAAGCKNGR, from the coding sequence GTGCAATCCGCCGCCGCCCTTCGTCGAACGAGCCTGGCCAGCGCCTGGACCCTCGTGGTATTGGCGGGCGTCGCCGTGCTCGTGGCGCTGCCGTACCGGTCGTTCGACCTCGACCGGTTCTTCGTGCCCAAGGAGATGGCCCTGCACGTCGGTGCGGCGCTGACGCTGACGCTGGTGGTTGCGAGCGGCATTGCGCTGCCGCGCACGCGCACCGACCGCAACCTCATCGTCTTTCTCGCCCTCTCGGCGGTATCCGCGCTCCTCGCGGTCAACGGCTGGCTGGCGTTGCGCGCGCTGTCGATCAGCGTAAGCGCGGCCTTCGTCTGGTGGGCGGCGCGCGCCACGGCGGTCCACGGCGGCCGCGAGGTGCTCATTCGCGGTCTCGCGACCGCGACGGTACTCGGTGCGGCCACGGCGCTGGCGCAGGCGTATGGGGTGTCGAGCGAGCTCGCCTCGATGAGCCGGGCGCCGGGCGGCACATTCGGCAATCGCAACTTCATGGCGCACGTGGCGGCAGCGGGCGTGCCGCTGCTGGGGTATCTGGCGCTGACGGCGCGCGGATTTCCCGGCGCGCTGCTGGCCGCGGTGGGACTCGGGATCAATGCGGCGGCGTTGGTGCTTTCGCGGACGCGGGCCGCCTGGCTGGCGCTGGTGGTCTGTGCGATGATCGTCGTGCTCGCGTGGCTGTGGCGGCGTGGCACGCTCTGGCGTGATGCGGCGGCTCGGCGCGGGCTCATTCTCATCATCGCCGGGGTGGTCGTCGGCGGCGCCGGGGCGGTCGTTCTTCCCAATTCCCTCGACTGGCGCAGTGACAATCCGTATCTCGAATCGGCCAAGGGGATGGTCAACTACCGCGAGGGAAGCGGCCGTGGGCGCCTCAGGCAGTACGTGAACTCGGTGACGCTGTCGCTGCAGCACCCGACGCTTGGCGTGGGACCGGGGAACTGGGCGGTCGAATATCCCGGCGTCGCGCCGCCCAATGATCCGTCGTTGAACCAGGAGACGGGCATGACGGCCAATCCGTGGCCGTCGAGCGACTGGATGGCGATGCTGTCGGAGCGCGGGATTCCCGCTTTCGTAGTGTGGGCCATGCTGCTCGCCGGACTGGCCATCAGCGGACTCATCGGGTGGGGACGGCTCGACTTGCCGCTCGACGAACGATTGCGAGCCGTTACGGCGACCGCCGTGGTGGCCGTCGTCGCCGTCGAAGGCGCCTTCGACGCCGTGCTCTTGCTGGCGACTCCCACCCTGATCTTCTGGGCGACGATGGGCGCGCTGATTCCACCTGTCCCGGTGGAACAGCTGCCCGCCCCTCTGGGGCGAGGACGCCGCATCCTGCTCGCCATCTCGGCGCTCCTGCTGGGACTGATGGCCGCGGAATACAGCGCGCTCAAGATCGCATCGATGGCGGCGTATAGCTCAGGCCAGATGGGGCGGGCGGTTTCGCTCGATCCAGGGTCATTCCGAGCCCGCCTGCGCTATGCGCAACTCATGATGGCACGCACCAGCCGCACGCGCGGCTGCGTCGAGGCCAAGGCGGCGCTGGAGCTCTTTCCGCGCTCACCCGACGCGCGGCGTCTTGCCGCCGGGTGCAAGAACGGGCGCTAG
- a CDS encoding DHHA1 domain-containing protein, whose translation MTNRLYYTDTYLRSFDASIVARAEGGRRLYLDRSAFYPTSGGQPNDLGTLGGVSVVDVVDEDERVAHLLAAPYDGPDAVHGEIDWARRWDFAQQHTGQHLLSGTCDALFDWPTVSVHFGDGMSTLEIGASSVSPKQLRRLEEYANALITENRPVTVTFEDAAAVAPRLRRPSARTGTLRIVTIEGHDVSACGGTHLRATGEIGAILLRRVEKIRDNVRLEFVCGARATRRARADYDVLSGIAERLSAGIDEVPAIVQARVEDAKSLASVNRKLIEEVAGYRARAQWAATAPGADGICRLRAADGMSADELRAWAAACAALPATIAAGAVGTSRTLAVAVSADVDANAGALLKEALQPVGGRGGGSPRTAQGTVSEDAHLDAVLGAILGAAYRLKTS comes from the coding sequence ATGACGAACCGTCTCTACTACACCGACACTTACCTCCGTTCGTTCGATGCGTCGATCGTAGCGCGCGCCGAGGGCGGCCGGCGCCTGTATCTCGACCGCTCGGCGTTCTATCCGACGTCCGGCGGCCAGCCGAACGACCTGGGAACGCTTGGCGGCGTGAGCGTCGTGGATGTCGTGGATGAGGACGAACGCGTGGCGCACCTGCTCGCCGCGCCGTACGACGGTCCGGATGCCGTGCATGGCGAGATTGACTGGGCGCGACGCTGGGACTTCGCGCAGCAGCACACGGGGCAGCACCTGCTTTCGGGAACGTGCGACGCCCTCTTCGACTGGCCCACGGTGAGCGTGCACTTTGGTGACGGCATGTCCACGCTCGAGATCGGCGCCTCGTCCGTCTCACCCAAGCAGCTTCGGCGCCTCGAGGAGTATGCCAACGCGCTCATCACCGAGAATCGCCCCGTGACGGTGACGTTCGAGGATGCCGCGGCGGTGGCGCCGCGCCTGCGCCGCCCTTCGGCCCGCACTGGAACCCTGCGCATCGTCACCATCGAAGGCCACGACGTGAGTGCCTGCGGCGGCACGCACCTGCGCGCCACCGGTGAAATCGGCGCCATCCTGCTCCGCCGGGTCGAGAAGATCCGCGACAACGTGCGCCTCGAGTTTGTCTGCGGCGCCCGCGCCACGCGCCGCGCACGCGCCGACTACGATGTGCTCAGCGGCATCGCCGAACGTCTGTCAGCGGGCATCGATGAAGTGCCGGCGATCGTGCAGGCGCGCGTGGAGGACGCCAAGTCGCTCGCGTCGGTGAACCGCAAGCTCATCGAGGAGGTGGCCGGGTATCGCGCGCGCGCGCAGTGGGCGGCCACGGCACCCGGAGCCGACGGCATTTGCCGCCTTCGCGCCGCCGACGGCATGTCCGCCGATGAGCTGCGGGCCTGGGCAGCCGCGTGTGCTGCGCTCCCGGCTACAATTGCCGCCGGCGCAGTGGGTACATCGCGCACGCTTGCCGTGGCGGTGTCGGCCGATGTCGATGCCAACGCGGGCGCGCTGCTCAAGGAGGCCTTGCAGCCGGTTGGCGGACGAGGCGGCGGCTCGCCGCGCACGGCGCAAGGAACGGTCTCCGAGGACGCGCACCTCGATGCCGTGCTGGGCGCCATCCTCGGCGCCGCCTATCGCCTCAAGACGTCGTGA